One Armatimonadota bacterium DNA window includes the following coding sequences:
- the prmC gene encoding peptide chain release factor N(5)-glutamine methyltransferase — translation MGDSTVHDLLSDAVALLIKSGVDTPALDAELLLAETVGLSRTFVIAHPEYVPSGEHRVRFLELLNRRSERMPLAYILRRREFYGLEFEVGPGVLVPRPETERLVETAVAVLSGAQRAIADIGVGSGAIAVSLAVSLPNAQVYGTDTTQVSLDMARRNAERHRVADRVHLGLGDLFQPLIGLRFDAVVSNPPYIPSADIAGLQPEISLYEPKDALDGGRDGLDYYRRIIPSARTFLQPGGWLLVEVGSNQAKDVCEMFRESGYEELQVVNDYAGLERVVLGHM, via the coding sequence GTGGGTGATTCGACCGTCCACGATCTCCTGAGTGACGCGGTCGCGCTGCTCATCAAGTCAGGAGTAGATACCCCCGCGCTCGATGCCGAGCTTCTGCTTGCCGAAACCGTCGGCTTGTCGCGCACCTTCGTGATTGCCCACCCGGAGTACGTCCCTTCGGGCGAACACCGAGTCCGTTTCCTTGAGCTGTTGAATAGGCGCTCCGAGAGAATGCCGCTCGCCTATATTCTGCGCCGCCGCGAGTTCTACGGCCTCGAGTTCGAGGTCGGACCCGGCGTGCTGGTGCCTCGGCCCGAGACGGAGAGACTCGTCGAGACCGCCGTCGCCGTGCTGAGCGGCGCGCAGCGGGCAATCGCCGATATCGGTGTCGGAAGCGGCGCGATAGCTGTTTCCCTCGCCGTCTCGCTCCCGAATGCGCAGGTCTACGGTACGGACACTACTCAGGTTTCGCTCGACATGGCCCGAAGGAATGCGGAGCGGCACCGGGTGGCGGATCGTGTGCATCTAGGTCTGGGCGATCTGTTCCAGCCCCTCATAGGACTGCGGTTCGATGCCGTAGTCTCGAACCCGCCGTACATTCCGTCTGCCGACATTGCCGGCCTTCAGCCTGAGATATCGCTGTACGAACCGAAGGACGCGCTCGACGGAGGCCGGGACGGACTTGACTACTACCGGCGCATCATTCCGTCGGCGAGGACGTTCCTTCAGCCAGGGGGATGGCTGTTGGTGGAGGTCGGCTCGAACCAGGCGAAGGATGTATGCGAGATGTTTCGCGAAAGCGGGTACGAAGAATTGCAGGTAGTCAACGACTATGCGGGCCTCGAGCGGGTTGTTCTTGGGCATATGTGA
- a CDS encoding DNA polymerase III subunit delta' produces MRFADIHGQDAAVQALRSSLHRESGTVGLAHAYLFAGPKSVGKTSTALAFAAALNCEDPGPDGDSCGNCLSCIRIEAGTDLDVRVICPEKNQTLIKQTGDMVANLVYAPVNGKRRVYIIEQADTLNTHAENSILKALEEPPDYAIIILLSRNPSSLLQTIRSRCRLVRFHTTSASEIEAVLRLRCDLPDEQIRIIAASAEGAVGRAIGMAEDPRTMEDRRAALEAVRWWAESPPIATLRAAEMLRKIAEPSKSEKEEGLTSARRLQVLLDHVQSWYADMLSIAVRGDSAVLCNVDFADALADHAAMYSRKRISSGIEGIMRTRRYLEGNITAQLALENMLFGLRPDQRSRA; encoded by the coding sequence ATGAGGTTCGCCGATATTCATGGGCAGGACGCGGCTGTCCAGGCCCTTAGATCCTCGCTGCACAGGGAATCCGGCACGGTCGGCCTCGCGCATGCGTATCTGTTCGCCGGACCGAAGAGCGTGGGCAAGACCTCGACGGCTCTCGCATTCGCGGCCGCCCTGAACTGCGAAGACCCCGGGCCCGACGGTGACTCCTGCGGCAACTGCCTCTCCTGCATTCGGATCGAGGCAGGCACGGACCTCGACGTGCGGGTGATATGCCCGGAGAAGAACCAGACGCTCATCAAGCAGACGGGCGACATGGTCGCGAATCTCGTATACGCTCCCGTGAACGGCAAACGCCGGGTCTACATCATCGAACAGGCGGACACTCTCAACACTCATGCCGAGAACAGCATCCTGAAGGCTCTTGAGGAGCCTCCGGACTACGCGATCATCATACTGCTCTCCCGAAACCCCAGTTCGCTGCTTCAGACGATCCGCTCCAGGTGCCGGCTGGTCAGATTCCACACCACGAGCGCGTCCGAAATCGAGGCCGTCCTCCGCTTGAGATGCGACCTTCCCGACGAGCAGATCCGGATCATCGCCGCGTCGGCCGAGGGTGCCGTCGGGCGGGCCATAGGCATGGCCGAAGACCCGAGGACGATGGAGGACCGACGGGCGGCACTGGAAGCAGTCAGGTGGTGGGCGGAGTCCCCTCCGATTGCGACTCTGAGGGCGGCGGAGATGCTGCGCAAGATCGCCGAGCCGAGCAAGAGCGAAAAGGAGGAAGGCCTGACATCGGCGCGAAGGCTGCAGGTGCTCCTCGACCACGTGCAATCGTGGTACGCGGATATGCTTTCCATAGCGGTGCGCGGCGATAGCGCCGTCCTCTGCAACGTGGATTTCGCGGATGCTCTGGCCGACCACGCCGCGATGTACTCCCGGAAGCGCATAAGCTCGGGGATCGAGGGGATCATGAGGACGAGGCGGTACCTCGAGGGCAACATCACCGCACAACTCGCGCTCGAGAACATGCTGTTCGGCCTGCGTCCCGATCAGCGCTCCCGAGCCTGA
- a CDS encoding AAA family ATPase, with amino-acid sequence MRQERITDNLAQLLDVLPPPIRECLDKQPDLEDLLEIVMDLGRPAEARFPTRTLELCEIEISPQDIDCVVSRVGEFGKDNRAGIERTLHRISAIRNRQSKIVGLTCRIGRAVYGTIDIIRDVVESGRSILLLGRPGVGKTTKLREVARVLSDEFRKRVVIVDTSNEIAGDGDIPHPAIGHARRMQVATPEMQHAVMIEAVENHMPQVVVIDEIGVEAEAFAARTIAERGVQLIGTAHGNSLENLLMNPTLSDLIGGIQAVTLSDEEAKRRGTQKTVLERKAPPTFDAVIEIMDMDKLAIHHDVAMVVDRLLRGSPPRPEIRVRNPEGEVEVLQQADIETRTVEELSLDEQPISGTKPLPATVRIFPYGVSRNRLERAIREMKVPAYITKDAGSADVVITLKAHSRKEPTRLREASSGDVPVYVVKSNTYTQIANVVRSIFRVSDFGDEDAALSQARTAIERILDGDEDHIELMPQTSYVRRLQHQLAGEHGLVSESIGTEPYRHVRISRP; translated from the coding sequence ATGCGACAGGAGAGGATTACCGACAATCTGGCCCAGTTGCTTGACGTGCTGCCGCCGCCGATCCGCGAATGCCTCGACAAGCAACCGGACCTAGAAGACCTCCTGGAGATCGTGATGGACTTGGGGCGTCCGGCTGAGGCGCGATTTCCGACAAGAACCCTCGAACTCTGCGAGATCGAGATTTCGCCGCAGGACATTGACTGCGTCGTGTCACGAGTCGGCGAGTTCGGCAAGGACAACCGCGCCGGAATCGAGCGAACCCTACACCGCATATCGGCGATACGCAACCGCCAGTCGAAGATCGTCGGCCTGACGTGCCGGATAGGTCGAGCGGTCTACGGCACGATAGACATTATCCGGGACGTTGTCGAGAGCGGCAGGAGCATCCTGCTGCTGGGCCGACCGGGCGTCGGCAAGACCACCAAGCTGCGCGAGGTCGCCCGGGTCCTGAGCGACGAGTTCAGGAAGCGGGTGGTGATCGTCGATACCTCAAACGAGATCGCGGGGGACGGTGACATCCCCCACCCCGCGATCGGCCACGCGCGCCGGATGCAGGTCGCGACACCGGAAATGCAGCACGCCGTGATGATCGAGGCAGTCGAGAACCACATGCCGCAGGTCGTGGTCATTGACGAGATCGGCGTGGAGGCGGAGGCATTTGCCGCGCGGACGATCGCCGAGCGCGGCGTACAGCTCATCGGCACCGCGCACGGAAACTCCCTGGAGAACCTGCTCATGAACCCCACACTATCGGACCTCATCGGAGGAATCCAGGCGGTGACGCTGAGCGACGAGGAGGCCAAGCGGCGGGGTACTCAGAAAACCGTGCTCGAGCGAAAAGCGCCACCGACGTTCGACGCCGTCATCGAGATCATGGACATGGACAAGCTGGCGATCCACCACGACGTGGCGATGGTGGTAGACCGACTGCTCAGGGGATCGCCTCCCAGGCCCGAGATACGAGTCCGCAACCCGGAGGGCGAGGTCGAGGTTCTTCAGCAGGCCGATATCGAGACCAGAACGGTTGAGGAGCTCTCGCTGGACGAGCAACCGATATCAGGGACAAAACCCCTGCCCGCGACAGTGCGTATCTTCCCCTACGGGGTCAGCAGGAACCGACTCGAACGCGCGATACGCGAGATGAAGGTGCCTGCCTACATCACCAAGGACGCGGGAAGCGCCGACGTCGTGATAACCCTCAAAGCGCACTCTCGGAAGGAACCCACAAGGCTGCGCGAGGCATCATCCGGCGATGTCCCGGTCTACGTCGTCAAGAGCAATACTTACACACAGATCGCGAACGTCGTCAGGTCCATCTTCCGCGTGTCCGATTTCGGCGACGAGGATGCCGCACTCTCCCAGGCCAGGACAGCGATCGAACGGATTCTCGACGGCGACGAAGACCATATCGAACTGATGCCTCAGACGAGCTACGTCCGCAGGCTCCAGCACCAGCTTGCAGGAGAGCACGGTCTGGTCTCGGAGAGTATCGGCACGGAGCCGTACCGACACGTACGCATATCGCGACCATAG
- a CDS encoding acetoin utilization protein AcuC produces the protein MTCYDLGRNHPLRPERLRLVYELVSACGFIGGDSVLVPPEPATREDLETVHLPAYIDVVKALSDGDYSPARTRSGFGSLDNPPFPGMYEASLIYTGASVLAAELVASGECDRAFNVSGGLHHALPDRASGFCVFNDAAIAVERLRPRFKRIAYIDLDAHHGDGVQSIFYDTDQVLTISLHESGDYLFPGTGYPREIGVGAGKGCSVNIPFTPSTPDDVYLWAFDQIVPPLIEAYQPDAIVAQLGVDAHFDDPLAHLILTSSGFTSLVDRILSFGRPVVALGGGGYNLLAVPRLWTLAYGLMAGRDLPDQIPEEYARKYGTARLHDTVRPPVSRHQRHNVRPDAEEAVAAIKRLVFPLHGLSPD, from the coding sequence ATGACCTGCTACGACCTGGGGCGCAATCACCCTCTGAGACCGGAAAGGCTGAGGCTCGTATACGAACTCGTCTCCGCGTGCGGGTTCATCGGCGGCGATTCCGTGCTCGTGCCACCCGAACCAGCCACGCGCGAGGACCTGGAAACCGTGCACCTTCCAGCCTACATTGACGTCGTGAAGGCCCTCAGCGACGGCGACTACAGCCCTGCCAGGACCAGGAGCGGGTTCGGTTCGCTGGACAACCCTCCGTTCCCAGGGATGTACGAGGCGTCTCTGATCTATACCGGTGCATCCGTGCTTGCCGCCGAACTGGTAGCGAGCGGAGAATGCGACCGTGCGTTCAACGTCTCGGGCGGTCTACACCATGCGCTGCCTGACCGCGCCAGCGGCTTCTGCGTGTTCAATGACGCGGCGATCGCGGTCGAGCGTCTCAGACCCAGGTTCAAGCGCATCGCGTACATAGACCTGGACGCGCATCACGGCGACGGCGTGCAATCCATCTTCTACGACACCGACCAAGTTCTGACAATCTCGCTTCACGAGTCCGGCGACTACCTCTTTCCCGGCACGGGCTACCCGAGAGAGATCGGGGTCGGGGCCGGCAAGGGCTGCTCTGTGAACATCCCGTTCACGCCTTCCACGCCCGACGACGTGTACCTCTGGGCCTTCGACCAGATCGTACCGCCACTCATCGAGGCATATCAGCCAGACGCGATAGTGGCCCAACTCGGCGTCGATGCCCACTTCGACGACCCTCTGGCACACCTCATTCTCACGAGCAGCGGTTTCACGTCGCTGGTGGATCGAATCCTCTCATTCGGGCGGCCCGTGGTCGCCCTCGGCGGCGGGGGCTACAATCTTCTGGCGGTCCCCCGACTCTGGACGCTCGCGTACGGCCTCATGGCCGGCCGAGATCTCCCGGACCAGATTCCCGAAGAGTACGCCCGCAAGTACGGCACCGCTCGACTGCACGACACGGTCCGCCCTCCGGTTTCGCGCCACCAGAGGCACAACGTAAGGCCCGACGCGGAGGAGGCGGTGGCCGCGATCAAACGCCTCGTCTTCCCGCTGCACGGCCTGAGTCCTGACTGA
- a CDS encoding dTMP kinase, whose amino-acid sequence MPSCFITLEGPEGCGKSTQARLLADALLERGVSVKLTREPGGDPVGEEIRKILLDGADHSVADRTEVLLYEAARAQHTESVIRPHLAQGCVVICDRFADSTVAYQGYGSGVDLDVIRRLNSFATGGLEPDMTFLLDIDTETGLKRQQEWNRMERKALNYHERVRQGFLREASLNPERITILDAMSDIETIHQQILAIVERKLELSTQPGGER is encoded by the coding sequence TTGCCGTCCTGCTTCATCACCCTGGAGGGACCGGAAGGCTGCGGGAAGTCCACGCAGGCCCGACTGCTGGCCGACGCCTTACTGGAACGGGGAGTATCGGTCAAGCTCACGAGAGAGCCGGGGGGCGATCCGGTCGGCGAGGAGATCAGAAAGATCCTCCTCGACGGCGCCGACCACTCGGTCGCCGACAGGACGGAGGTCCTGCTCTACGAGGCGGCGCGCGCTCAGCACACCGAGTCCGTGATACGACCGCATCTCGCGCAGGGATGCGTCGTCATCTGCGACCGATTCGCGGATTCCACAGTGGCCTATCAGGGCTACGGAAGCGGAGTTGATCTCGACGTCATCCGCCGACTCAACTCGTTCGCCACCGGCGGACTCGAGCCGGACATGACGTTTCTGCTCGACATTGACACGGAGACCGGACTGAAGCGCCAACAGGAATGGAACAGGATGGAGCGCAAGGCCCTGAACTATCATGAGAGAGTGAGGCAGGGCTTCCTGCGAGAGGCTTCGCTGAACCCCGAGCGCATTACGATACTGGACGCTATGAGTGATATCGAGACGATTCACCAGCAGATCCTCGCCATTGTCGAGCGGAAGCTGGAACTCAGCACACAACCGGGAGGCGAACGATGA
- the prfA gene encoding peptide chain release factor 1 has protein sequence MYERLKEVETRYEELTRRMSDPGVFNDPKAYQQVAKEHSSLTELVTKYREYSSVRQQKLDTEELLHEQLDEEMHAMAQAELDELKERESKIEERLRVLLLPTDPNDDRSVMIEIRAGTGGEEAALFAGELLRMYMRYAERRHWKTELMSANETGIGGFKEAVLAVDGRGAYSVLKYESGVHRVQRVPETESGGRIHTSAATVAVMPEAEEVEVEINTDDLEVDTFRSSSAGGQHVNKTDSAIRITHRPSGIIVSCQDERSQLQNKEKAMRMLRAMLLERMIREQQAEISASRKSMVGSGDRSEKIRTYNFPQGRITDHRIGYSVFSMDAFMEGDIQDMLDHLIAADQAERLKGAEGS, from the coding sequence TTGTACGAGCGATTGAAGGAAGTCGAAACGCGATACGAGGAACTCACCCGCAGGATGAGTGATCCGGGGGTCTTCAACGATCCAAAGGCGTATCAGCAGGTGGCCAAGGAGCACTCGAGCCTGACGGAACTCGTCACCAAGTATCGGGAGTACAGCAGCGTCCGACAGCAGAAGCTCGATACCGAGGAACTCCTGCACGAACAGCTCGACGAGGAGATGCACGCAATGGCCCAGGCCGAACTCGATGAACTCAAGGAGAGGGAGTCGAAGATCGAGGAGCGGTTGAGGGTCCTGCTTCTGCCGACCGACCCGAACGACGATAGGAGCGTCATGATCGAGATTCGAGCCGGTACCGGAGGGGAGGAAGCCGCCCTTTTTGCCGGGGAGCTTCTGCGGATGTATATGCGATATGCAGAGCGACGGCATTGGAAAACCGAACTGATGAGTGCGAATGAGACCGGTATCGGTGGATTCAAGGAAGCCGTCCTCGCGGTTGACGGTCGGGGAGCATACAGCGTTCTCAAGTACGAGAGCGGCGTGCACCGTGTTCAGCGGGTGCCGGAGACCGAGAGCGGCGGCCGGATTCACACCTCGGCGGCGACGGTTGCCGTCATGCCGGAGGCGGAGGAAGTTGAAGTCGAGATAAACACGGACGATCTCGAGGTAGATACCTTCCGCTCGTCGAGTGCCGGCGGACAGCACGTGAACAAGACGGACTCGGCGATTCGGATCACCCACAGGCCGTCAGGGATCATCGTGAGCTGTCAGGACGAGCGCTCCCAGCTCCAGAACAAGGAGAAGGCGATGCGCATGCTTCGAGCCATGCTGCTCGAGCGAATGATCCGGGAGCAGCAGGCCGAGATCAGCGCTTCCCGCAAGAGCATGGTCGGTAGCGGCGATCGAAGCGAGAAGATCCGCACCTACAACTTTCCTCAGGGTCGCATCACAGATCATCGTATCGGGTACAGCGTCTTCAGCATGGACGCCTTCATGGAGGGCGACATCCAGGACATGCTCGATCACCTCATCGCGGCCGACCAGGCTGAGCGCCTCAAGGGAGCGGAAGGAAGCTAG
- a CDS encoding threonylcarbamoyl-AMP synthase gives MDTAILKVDAQHPAPEAIRFAAEAIRRGELVAFPTETVYGLAADALNPVAVARVCEVKGRPADNPLPVQVAGVDRLWGVAAEIPEIAFELARRFMPGPLTIVLRSRSELPESVTAGTGTVGIRVPAHPVALALLRAARTPIVAPSANPSGQPPPLNAEEVHAYLGGRIGCILDAGESPLGVASTVIDLTADSPRILRDGSLSRDELLEFLGQARER, from the coding sequence ATGGATACGGCGATTCTGAAGGTGGATGCTCAACACCCTGCTCCCGAGGCCATTCGATTTGCCGCCGAGGCGATCCGGCGTGGTGAACTCGTCGCTTTCCCGACCGAGACCGTCTATGGACTCGCCGCCGATGCGCTCAACCCCGTCGCCGTCGCCCGTGTCTGCGAAGTCAAGGGACGTCCTGCAGACAACCCGCTTCCCGTCCAGGTCGCGGGCGTTGACAGGCTGTGGGGAGTCGCCGCCGAGATTCCTGAGATCGCCTTCGAACTCGCTCGTCGGTTCATGCCCGGACCGCTTACCATAGTCCTTAGATCTCGATCCGAGTTGCCCGAATCTGTCACTGCAGGTACTGGCACGGTCGGCATCCGAGTTCCAGCCCATCCCGTCGCGCTGGCGTTGCTCAGGGCGGCCCGAACTCCCATCGTTGCCCCGAGCGCGAACCCGTCGGGCCAACCGCCGCCGCTCAACGCGGAGGAAGTGCACGCGTATCTGGGAGGCCGCATAGGGTGCATTCTCGATGCCGGCGAATCGCCTCTTGGAGTTGCGTCGACCGTCATTGACCTGACTGCCGATTCGCCGAGGATTCTGCGCGATGGCTCGCTCAGTCGAGATGAACTGCTGGAGTTCCTGGGTCAGGCTCGGGAGCGCTGA
- the rpmE gene encoding 50S ribosomal protein L31, with translation MKKGIHPTYGPATVHCACGNNFETQSTTTDIRVEICSACHPFFTGRQKIVDTEGRVEKFLQKYKMADKGSEAPKSEK, from the coding sequence TTGAAGAAGGGCATACATCCAACATACGGGCCGGCTACGGTGCATTGCGCGTGCGGCAACAACTTCGAGACTCAGTCTACTACCACTGATATAAGAGTCGAGATTTGCTCCGCGTGTCACCCGTTCTTTACCGGTCGGCAGAAGATTGTGGACACCGAGGGACGCGTCGAGAAGTTCCTGCAGAAGTACAAGATGGCCGACAAGGGCTCCGAAGCTCCGAAGTCGGAGAAGTAG
- a CDS encoding DUF1385 domain-containing protein — protein MMRGPKFYAVACRRANNEITVRQESVDAILGRFQWLNKPFLRGTLAIIDAMALGMKALMFSANLAMEDVEKAEAEKPDKSGKPRKVKARKPGVQNINDIAVWGTMVFALALAVGIFFVLPHLITGLFQNTIKNPYWLNAIEGLVKFVIFIGYILAISMMKDIRRVFEFHGAEHRVINTYEAGLDLTAENIDKYGTIHQRCGTSFILIVLVVSIIVHMFLGWHSAWYLRVPIRLAFLPVIAGIAYETIRYAGKHKESRVLNALLSPGLLLQRVTTRPPSDDQVEVALAALNAVFEKERESAPQQETV, from the coding sequence ATGATGCGCGGCCCGAAGTTCTACGCCGTCGCGTGCCGCCGCGCGAACAACGAGATAACCGTCCGTCAGGAATCGGTGGATGCGATCCTTGGCAGGTTTCAATGGCTGAACAAGCCCTTCCTTCGCGGCACTCTGGCGATAATTGATGCGATGGCCTTGGGGATGAAAGCCCTCATGTTCTCCGCGAACCTTGCGATGGAGGACGTCGAGAAGGCCGAGGCTGAGAAGCCCGATAAGTCGGGCAAGCCGAGGAAGGTCAAGGCCAGGAAGCCCGGCGTCCAGAACATCAATGACATCGCCGTCTGGGGTACGATGGTTTTCGCTCTCGCGCTGGCTGTCGGAATCTTCTTCGTTCTGCCTCACCTGATCACCGGACTCTTTCAGAACACGATCAAGAACCCTTACTGGTTGAATGCTATCGAGGGGCTGGTGAAGTTCGTGATATTCATCGGGTACATCCTAGCGATCTCGATGATGAAGGACATCCGCAGGGTGTTCGAGTTCCACGGCGCGGAACACAGGGTGATAAACACTTACGAGGCCGGGCTGGATCTGACTGCCGAGAACATAGACAAGTACGGCACCATCCATCAGCGCTGTGGAACGAGTTTCATACTGATCGTGCTGGTCGTGAGCATCATTGTCCATATGTTCCTGGGCTGGCACTCGGCCTGGTACCTGAGGGTCCCGATCAGGCTGGCGTTTCTGCCCGTCATAGCCGGAATCGCGTACGAGACGATCCGCTACGCCGGGAAGCACAAGGAGTCCAGGGTACTGAACGCGCTTCTCTCTCCCGGGCTGCTGCTCCAAAGAGTTACGACTCGCCCGCCGTCGGACGATCAGGTAGAGGTTGCGCTTGCTGCGCTGAACGCCGTGTTCGAGAAGGAGCGCGAGTCCGCTCCTCAGCAGGAGACCGTTTAG
- a CDS encoding FAD-dependent thymidylate synthase, giving the protein MRVLLLSHTQQPEKTVAAAIRLCYSSAGIESIRDRMDDAEAARLIEKVLGLGHFSVLEHASFTLGIEGISRACSHQLVRHRLASYSQQSQRYVTMKNLEFFAPPAVAADEHIAERYYSLMAQCRQCYDELLASGIEAEDARYVLPSAAETNIIMTANARSLLNFFELRMCTRAQHEIRELAALMLAEVRKAAPILFANAGPACESRGYCSEGEMTCGRAEPLGHPSDDDQS; this is encoded by the coding sequence TTGCGGGTCTTGCTGCTCAGTCACACCCAGCAGCCGGAGAAGACGGTTGCCGCGGCGATAAGGCTGTGCTATTCTTCCGCCGGCATCGAGAGCATTCGAGACCGCATGGACGATGCAGAAGCGGCTCGGCTGATTGAGAAGGTGCTCGGGCTGGGCCATTTCTCCGTGCTGGAGCATGCGTCGTTCACCCTCGGCATCGAGGGAATATCCCGGGCCTGCTCGCATCAACTGGTGCGTCACCGGCTTGCTTCCTACTCTCAGCAGAGCCAGCGCTACGTCACGATGAAGAACCTTGAGTTCTTCGCCCCGCCTGCTGTCGCCGCCGACGAGCATATCGCCGAGCGGTACTATTCGCTTATGGCCCAGTGCAGGCAGTGCTATGATGAACTGCTCGCGTCCGGGATCGAGGCCGAGGACGCCAGGTACGTCCTGCCGAGTGCGGCCGAGACGAACATCATCATGACCGCCAACGCGCGAAGCCTTCTCAACTTCTTTGAGTTGCGAATGTGTACCCGAGCGCAGCACGAGATCAGGGAGCTTGCGGCCCTGATGCTCGCGGAGGTCCGGAAGGCGGCTCCGATTCTCTTTGCTAACGCGGGGCCGGCCTGCGAATCCCGTGGGTATTGCTCCGAAGGCGAGATGACCTGTGGTCGCGCCGAACCGCTCGGGCATCCTTCGGACGACGATCAGTCCTAG
- a CDS encoding prepilin-type N-terminal cleavage/methylation domain-containing protein, protein MRRTQRGFTLIELLVVIAIILILAAILFPVFAKVRAKALQTTCLNNMKQLGVACEMYQSAWGDVLVPWGAPFNAMTGIWYSLLDPYLRQIEGGTFNNANLGKIFRCPAAAEEELLGWAYQRSYGMSSRVGGWLNAGNNPIVYSVSKAKYPSQTVRIAESDWEPAPGQGQGGSAFAPDPTVNDGRKFPGRHNGTGSVLWIDGHASSMTPDRYGLLDNQTDRAVWLRLTGPKPNP, encoded by the coding sequence ATGCGCAGAACCCAGCGAGGATTCACCCTCATCGAGCTTCTGGTTGTCATCGCCATCATTCTCATTCTGGCGGCGATTCTCTTCCCCGTTTTTGCCAAGGTCAGAGCGAAAGCCCTACAGACTACATGCCTGAACAACATGAAGCAGTTGGGCGTCGCATGCGAGATGTACCAATCCGCATGGGGCGACGTGCTGGTCCCCTGGGGCGCCCCCTTCAATGCCATGACGGGCATATGGTACTCGCTTCTCGACCCCTATCTCAGACAGATTGAAGGCGGAACGTTCAACAATGCCAACCTCGGCAAGATTTTCCGCTGTCCGGCCGCCGCCGAGGAAGAACTGCTCGGATGGGCTTACCAGAGGTCGTACGGCATGAGCAGCCGCGTCGGAGGCTGGCTCAACGCGGGAAACAACCCTATCGTCTACTCGGTGTCAAAGGCGAAATATCCATCCCAGACAGTCCGCATCGCAGAAAGTGACTGGGAGCCCGCCCCCGGACAGGGACAGGGGGGAAGCGCATTCGCGCCGGATCCGACCGTCAATGACGGGCGCAAGTTCCCCGGCAGGCACAACGGCACAGGAAGCGTCCTCTGGATAGACGGCCATGCCAGTTCGATGACGCCGGACCGATACGGTCTTCTGGACAATCAGACTGACAGAGCGGTCTGGCTGAGGCTCACCGGACCGAAGCCAAACCCATAG
- a CDS encoding cyclic-di-AMP receptor, which translates to MKLVITVIHDRDKNRISEALLRNNFKFTKLASTGGFLRDGNVTFLIGVEAKRLDELVDVIKESCKTREQYANFVPPDAGPVGVFMPSPVKVLVGGAVIFVVDVERFERF; encoded by the coding sequence ATGAAACTGGTCATCACCGTCATACACGATCGAGACAAGAACAGGATTTCGGAAGCGCTCCTTCGCAACAACTTCAAGTTTACCAAGCTGGCGAGCACCGGCGGTTTCCTGAGGGACGGAAACGTCACGTTTCTGATCGGCGTGGAGGCCAAGCGCCTTGACGAACTGGTAGATGTCATCAAGGAGAGCTGCAAGACACGAGAGCAGTACGCGAACTTCGTACCGCCTGATGCGGGCCCCGTCGGGGTGTTCATGCCGAGCCCGGTCAAGGTGCTTGTCGGCGGTGCGGTCATCTTCGTCGTTGACGTGGAGAGGTTCGAGCGGTTCTAG